One region of Thiomonas intermedia genomic DNA includes:
- a CDS encoding YfgM family protein — translation MSYNFEEQEQIAQMRHFWERWGTLISAAVLAVALGFAGYYGWQWWQRNEGAKAATVFEQVQAAIQSNSPDKVEQAWAVMQSKAPTSAYAGMAALAVAKSLHDAGKNAQAIEALKWASEHASGPSERAVARLNLSALQIDAKQYAEASKTLADVPEPSFAALFEVRRGDLAVLQGQREAARSAYEAALKALPAEASERAAIQQRLQAVGGSAA, via the coding sequence ATGAGCTACAACTTCGAAGAACAAGAACAGATCGCCCAGATGCGCCACTTCTGGGAGCGCTGGGGCACCCTGATCTCGGCCGCGGTACTGGCAGTCGCACTGGGTTTTGCCGGGTATTACGGCTGGCAATGGTGGCAGCGCAACGAGGGCGCCAAGGCCGCGACGGTGTTCGAGCAGGTGCAGGCCGCCATTCAGAGCAACAGTCCCGACAAGGTCGAACAGGCCTGGGCCGTCATGCAGAGCAAGGCGCCGACCAGCGCCTATGCGGGCATGGCGGCGCTGGCTGTGGCCAAATCGCTGCACGATGCAGGCAAGAACGCCCAGGCGATCGAGGCGCTCAAGTGGGCTTCCGAGCATGCCTCGGGGCCGAGCGAGCGCGCCGTGGCGCGCCTTAACCTGTCGGCGCTGCAGATCGACGCCAAGCAGTACGCCGAAGCGAGCAAGACTTTGGCCGATGTGCCGGAGCCGTCTTTCGCCGCGCTGTTCGAGGTGCGCCGCGGTGACCTGGCCGTGCTGCAAGGTCAGCGCGAGGCGGCTCGATCTGCTTATGAAGCCGCGCTCAAGGCCCTCCCAGCGGAGGCTTCGGAGCGGGCCGCCATTCAACAAAGACTCCAAGCGGTCGGGGGGAGCGCAGCATGA
- a CDS encoding helix-turn-helix domain-containing protein translates to MTEPSAELMASRAQAGSALRGARMAAGRNLEELAAQLKVAPAKIAALEAGDWSALPDDTFGRALLRSCCKALKIDAQPLLDLLPGAPVLHSPAPAQEAGGADLAARVPERPLPRAAAAGHRSRGLLWLAVLIVVMAALVYFWPALRGLAESVMPVKAQPATQKPAVVENVVPAGAQAAVPASSQSVHAESSALGLQSSQAITASAPAAAPVPVRPASAASAVSAAAGASLQLAASAPSWVQVTAHDGKVIFSQLLQAGAPQSVQVPAGSVPLSVVVGNAPQTSVTYAGKPVDLAPDTRANVARFTLN, encoded by the coding sequence ATGACAGAACCTTCTGCGGAACTCATGGCCAGCCGCGCCCAGGCAGGTTCGGCTTTGCGCGGCGCCCGCATGGCGGCGGGGCGCAACCTCGAAGAACTGGCCGCACAGCTCAAGGTGGCCCCCGCAAAGATTGCCGCGCTGGAAGCGGGCGACTGGTCCGCGCTGCCTGACGACACCTTCGGCCGCGCGCTGCTGCGCAGTTGCTGCAAGGCCCTCAAGATCGACGCGCAGCCTCTGCTCGATCTTCTGCCGGGCGCGCCCGTGCTGCATAGCCCGGCGCCGGCGCAGGAGGCCGGCGGTGCCGATCTCGCCGCGCGCGTCCCCGAACGGCCCTTGCCGCGGGCTGCCGCGGCCGGGCACCGGTCGCGAGGCTTGCTCTGGCTGGCCGTGTTGATCGTGGTGATGGCTGCGTTGGTGTATTTCTGGCCGGCCTTGCGCGGTCTGGCCGAGTCCGTGATGCCGGTCAAGGCGCAGCCTGCAACGCAAAAGCCGGCCGTGGTGGAAAACGTGGTGCCAGCGGGCGCGCAGGCTGCGGTGCCTGCAAGTTCGCAGTCTGTCCACGCCGAGTCTTCAGCGCTGGGACTGCAATCTTCGCAGGCGATCACGGCCTCGGCGCCCGCCGCGGCGCCGGTGCCGGTGCGCCCTGCGTCCGCAGCGTCTGCGGTGTCTGCTGCGGCGGGGGCATCGCTGCAACTGGCCGCGAGTGCGCCGAGCTGGGTGCAGGTCACCGCGCATGATGGCAAGGTGATCTTTTCACAGTTGCTGCAAGCCGGCGCGCCGCAGAGCGTGCAGGTGCCTGCGGGAAGCGTGCCGCTGTCCGTCGTGGTGGGCAATGCCCCGCAGACCTCGGTAACTTATGCGGGCAAGCCAGTGGATCTTGCCCCGGACACGCGAGCCAATGTGGCGCGGTTCACACTGAACTGA
- a CDS encoding P-II family nitrogen regulator encodes MKLITAIIKPFKLDEVREALAEIGVTGLTVTEVKGFGRQKGHTELYRGAEYVVDFLPKVKVEAVVKEDQVDRAIESVVKAARTGKIGDGKIFVTSIEQVVRIRTGETGEVAV; translated from the coding sequence ATGAAACTCATCACCGCCATCATCAAACCGTTCAAGCTCGACGAGGTGCGCGAGGCGTTGGCCGAGATCGGGGTCACCGGACTGACGGTGACCGAGGTCAAGGGATTCGGGCGCCAGAAGGGGCATACCGAGCTGTACCGCGGCGCCGAATACGTGGTGGATTTTCTGCCCAAGGTGAAGGTCGAGGCCGTGGTCAAGGAAGACCAGGTGGACCGGGCCATCGAGTCGGTGGTCAAGGCCGCCCGTACCGGCAAGATCGGTGACGGCAAGATCTTCGTCACCAGCATCGAGCAGGTTGTGCGCATCCGCACGGGCGAGACGGGCGAGGTCGCTGTCTGA
- the rluB gene encoding 23S rRNA pseudouridine(2605) synthase RluB — protein sequence MSPSDPSDSPELGVPSEAVEVTAETPPARKPRAPSRRAPRKTAAAAEDTAAPEAGAPTAPPPTEAVATDPGETDQVRHLDAADAVDAPVPAEASTQPKRAPRPPKARRSMDEAAPLPGDDQTAASAPVAAAKAPMAGVQIQDVISGTYDQAAESAEIVRRVLAPAEDAPKLHKVLAQSGVGSRREMEDLILAGRVSVNGEPAHLGQRILPTDQIRVNGKIIKRRLRPAQARVLAYHKPTGEVVSFKDPEGRPTVFQHLPKLQGAKWTAVGRLDINTEGLLLFTTSGDLANRLMHPSYGAEREYAVRVLGELDAAARDELLQGVQLGDGPARFLSLEEAGGEGANRWWRVVISEGRNREVRRMFEAVGLTVSRLIRVRYASVVLPAGLRRGDFVELDKALVQALQGRSGEAPSGAGDRPVRRQNGQGQGGRRHDSRGSGRGARGKGQGGGQQQPGPDSYARTTVEALFGKSPVVRNGGGSWGGEGNFSTGNKPGGQSRRKPGGKQGSSQPDPMKTSFGYIHKDAGPRRSGGGGGPSGGRRRSGGGSGSGGNRGGGR from the coding sequence ATGAGCCCATCCGACCCGTCTGATTCACCCGAACTCGGCGTCCCCTCCGAGGCCGTGGAGGTCACGGCAGAGACGCCCCCGGCGCGCAAGCCGCGGGCCCCATCGCGGCGGGCGCCGCGCAAGACGGCCGCGGCCGCCGAAGACACAGCCGCACCTGAGGCCGGGGCGCCAACTGCGCCACCGCCCACCGAGGCCGTTGCCACGGATCCCGGTGAGACCGATCAGGTCCGACACCTTGATGCTGCTGATGCGGTTGACGCGCCGGTCCCCGCAGAGGCGTCGACGCAGCCCAAGCGCGCGCCGCGTCCGCCCAAGGCACGCCGTTCCATGGACGAGGCAGCGCCACTGCCTGGCGATGACCAAACCGCTGCGTCGGCCCCTGTGGCTGCGGCGAAGGCGCCGATGGCGGGCGTGCAGATCCAGGATGTCATTTCGGGCACCTACGATCAGGCCGCGGAAAGCGCCGAGATCGTGCGTCGCGTGCTGGCTCCGGCCGAAGACGCGCCCAAGCTGCACAAGGTGTTGGCGCAAAGCGGCGTGGGCTCGCGCCGCGAGATGGAAGACCTCATCCTGGCCGGACGGGTCTCCGTCAATGGCGAGCCGGCGCATCTGGGGCAGCGCATCCTGCCCACCGACCAGATTCGCGTCAACGGCAAGATCATCAAGCGCCGTTTGCGGCCAGCCCAGGCGCGCGTGCTGGCCTATCACAAGCCGACGGGCGAGGTCGTCTCGTTCAAAGATCCCGAAGGACGTCCCACGGTCTTTCAGCATCTGCCCAAGCTTCAAGGCGCCAAGTGGACGGCGGTCGGGCGCCTGGACATCAACACCGAGGGCCTGCTGCTCTTCACCACGTCGGGTGATCTGGCCAATCGGCTGATGCATCCGAGCTACGGCGCCGAGCGCGAATACGCCGTGCGGGTGCTGGGTGAACTCGACGCCGCCGCACGCGACGAACTGCTCCAGGGCGTGCAACTGGGCGATGGACCGGCGCGCTTTCTCAGTCTTGAAGAGGCGGGCGGCGAGGGCGCCAATCGCTGGTGGCGCGTGGTCATCTCGGAGGGGCGAAACCGGGAGGTGCGACGCATGTTCGAGGCGGTCGGGCTGACGGTGAGCCGACTCATCCGGGTGCGCTATGCCAGCGTGGTCTTGCCCGCCGGATTGCGCCGCGGTGATTTCGTCGAACTCGACAAGGCGCTGGTGCAGGCCCTGCAGGGTCGCAGTGGCGAGGCCCCATCCGGGGCGGGAGATCGTCCCGTGCGTCGCCAGAATGGACAGGGCCAGGGCGGGCGCCGCCACGACAGCCGCGGCAGTGGTCGCGGGGCGCGCGGCAAGGGGCAGGGCGGCGGCCAGCAGCAGCCCGGGCCGGACAGCTATGCCCGCACCACGGTCGAGGCCCTGTTCGGCAAGAGTCCGGTCGTTCGCAACGGCGGCGGTTCCTGGGGCGGAGAAGGTAATTTCTCGACAGGAAACAAGCCCGGCGGCCAATCGCGCCGCAAACCGGGCGGCAAGCAGGGCAGTTCGCAGCCGGACCCGATGAAAACCAGCTTCGGCTACATCCATAAAGACGCCGGACCGCGCAGGTCGGGCGGCGGTGGCGGCCCTTCCGGCGGGCGCCGGCGCAGTGGCGGCGGCAGTGGCAGTGGCGGCAATCGCGGTGGTGGACGCTGA
- the hisS gene encoding histidine--tRNA ligase has translation MADKLSAVKGMNDIVPPKSAAWEWFEEQVRALMSSYGYQNLRTPILEYTPLFVRGIGEVTDIVEKEMYSFTDALNGEPLTLRPEGTAAVVRACIEHSLLYDGGKRLWYTGPMFRHERPQRGRYRQFHQVGAEALGFAGPDVDVELILMARQLWARLGLSELVTLEINCLGQADERARHRVALIAYLEAHADQLDEDAKRRLHSNPLRVLDTKNPAMQALVDAAPKLIDYLGEASLAHFGGVQALLRAAGQSFIINPRLVRGLDYYNLTVFEWVTDRLGAQATVCAGGRYDGLIEQIGGKPTPACGWALGMERVLELLVEAGQQPPISAPHAYAVLTQPELVSRAMPLCEALRAAGVRVQLHMGGGSMKSQMKKADASGARWALVFGEQEMQSGQLGIKDLRGAQDGQQQRLVPLESIQTLVSALL, from the coding sequence ATGGCAGACAAACTCAGTGCCGTCAAAGGCATGAATGACATCGTGCCGCCCAAATCGGCGGCCTGGGAGTGGTTCGAAGAGCAGGTGCGCGCACTCATGAGCAGCTACGGCTATCAGAACCTGCGCACGCCCATTCTCGAGTACACCCCGCTGTTCGTGCGCGGCATCGGTGAAGTGACCGATATTGTCGAGAAGGAGATGTACAGCTTTACCGACGCGCTCAATGGCGAGCCGCTCACCTTGCGGCCCGAAGGCACCGCGGCCGTGGTGCGTGCGTGCATCGAACATTCCCTGCTGTACGACGGCGGCAAGCGGCTCTGGTACACCGGGCCGATGTTCCGCCATGAGCGGCCGCAGCGCGGACGTTATCGCCAGTTCCATCAGGTCGGGGCGGAGGCGCTGGGGTTCGCTGGTCCTGACGTGGACGTGGAGCTCATTCTGATGGCGCGGCAGCTCTGGGCGCGCCTGGGTTTGAGCGAACTGGTCACGCTCGAAATCAACTGCCTCGGCCAGGCCGACGAGCGGGCGCGTCATCGCGTGGCGCTCATTGCCTATCTCGAGGCGCACGCCGATCAGCTCGACGAGGATGCGAAGCGTCGGTTGCACAGCAATCCGCTGCGCGTGCTCGACACCAAGAATCCGGCGATGCAGGCGCTGGTCGACGCCGCGCCCAAACTCATCGACTATCTCGGCGAGGCGTCTCTGGCGCATTTCGGGGGCGTGCAGGCGTTGCTGCGCGCCGCAGGGCAGTCGTTCATCATCAACCCGCGGCTGGTGCGGGGGCTCGACTATTACAACCTCACGGTGTTCGAGTGGGTCACCGACCGACTGGGAGCGCAGGCCACGGTCTGTGCCGGGGGGCGCTACGACGGCCTGATCGAACAGATCGGCGGCAAGCCCACGCCTGCCTGCGGCTGGGCGCTGGGCATGGAACGGGTGCTCGAATTACTGGTCGAGGCGGGTCAGCAGCCGCCCATCAGTGCTCCGCATGCCTACGCCGTGCTGACCCAGCCTGAGCTCGTGTCGCGCGCCATGCCGCTGTGCGAAGCCCTGCGCGCGGCCGGGGTGCGGGTGCAGTTGCACATGGGTGGCGGCAGCATGAAATCGCAAATGAAAAAGGCCGACGCCAGCGGCGCCCGTTGGGCCCTGGTGTTTGGCGAGCAGGAAATGCAGTCCGGGCAGCTCGGCATCAAGGATCTGCGCGGTGCCCAGGACGGGCAGCAGCAGCGCTTGGTTCCGCTCGAGTCGATCCAGACGCTGGTTTCCGCTTTGCTCTGA
- the ispG gene encoding flavodoxin-dependent (E)-4-hydroxy-3-methylbut-2-enyl-diphosphate synthase, whose amino-acid sequence MELLDPPIPEALPSRHRTRQARVVWGEHVVTVGGDAPVRVQSMTNTDTADAIGTAIQVKELAAAGSELVRITVNTPEAAAAVPAIREQLDRMGVSVPLIGDFHYNGHRLLSDFPDCARALSKYRINPGNVGKGEKKDRQFGQMIDIALRHDKPVRIGVNWGSLDQELLASLMDANAGRAQPYEARQIMAQALVLSALESAERARELGMRPEQILLSCKVSNVQDLVTVYRALAARCDYPLHLGLTEAGMGTRGAVASTAALAVLLQEGIGDTIRVSLTPEPHAPRTQEVVVALEILQALGLRAFTPSVTACPGCGRTTSTFFQELTQSIDSFLRAQMPVWRGRYPGVEQMRVAVMGCIVNGPGESKHADIGISLPGTGEAPAAPVFIDGEKRMTLRGDNIAAEFQTLVEQYVQQRYGAPHRHPEQVA is encoded by the coding sequence ATGGAACTGCTCGATCCCCCGATTCCCGAAGCCCTGCCTTCCCGCCACCGTACGCGCCAGGCGCGCGTGGTCTGGGGGGAGCATGTCGTGACCGTCGGGGGCGACGCGCCGGTGCGCGTGCAGTCCATGACCAATACCGATACGGCCGATGCCATCGGCACGGCGATTCAGGTCAAGGAGCTCGCGGCGGCGGGATCGGAACTGGTCCGCATCACGGTGAACACCCCCGAGGCCGCCGCCGCCGTGCCGGCCATTCGTGAACAGCTCGACCGCATGGGGGTTTCGGTGCCGCTCATCGGCGACTTTCATTACAACGGCCATCGTCTGCTGAGCGATTTTCCCGACTGTGCCCGCGCGCTGTCCAAATATCGCATCAACCCGGGCAATGTCGGCAAGGGTGAGAAGAAAGACCGGCAATTCGGCCAGATGATCGACATTGCCCTGCGTCACGACAAACCCGTGCGCATCGGGGTGAACTGGGGCAGTCTCGACCAGGAACTGCTCGCCAGCCTGATGGACGCCAACGCCGGGCGCGCCCAACCCTATGAGGCGCGACAGATCATGGCGCAGGCGCTGGTGCTGTCGGCGCTGGAGTCGGCTGAACGCGCACGCGAGCTGGGCATGAGGCCTGAGCAGATCCTGTTGTCGTGCAAGGTCTCCAATGTGCAGGACCTCGTCACCGTGTACCGCGCCCTGGCGGCGCGCTGCGACTATCCGCTGCATCTTGGCTTGACCGAGGCGGGCATGGGCACCCGCGGCGCGGTGGCCTCGACGGCGGCGCTGGCGGTGTTGCTGCAGGAGGGCATCGGCGACACCATTCGCGTCTCTCTCACCCCGGAGCCCCATGCGCCGCGAACCCAGGAGGTGGTGGTCGCGCTGGAAATTCTGCAGGCGCTGGGCCTGCGCGCCTTCACGCCCAGCGTGACCGCCTGCCCCGGCTGTGGCCGCACCACGAGTACTTTCTTTCAGGAACTGACCCAGAGCATCGACAGTTTCCTGCGTGCGCAGATGCCGGTCTGGCGCGGCCGCTACCCAGGGGTGGAGCAGATGCGGGTGGCCGTGATGGGCTGTATCGTCAACGGCCCTGGCGAGAGCAAGCATGCCGACATCGGCATCAGCTTGCCCGGTACGGGCGAAGCACCGGCGGCACCGGTGTTCATCGATGGCGAAAAGCGCATGACCCTGCGCGGCGACAACATCGCTGCGGAGTTCCAGACCCTCGTCGAGCAATACGTTCAACAGCGCTACGGCGCGCCCCATCGCCATCCTGAACAGGTGGCTTGA
- a CDS encoding 2Fe-2S iron-sulfur cluster-binding protein, which produces MPRVHILPSETDLLADPDENLLKLLRRHQVPIRYSCKSGECGSCKCVLESGQVTLKKYDPKALPDAQRDSGVILACRALLTEDITIRLTDSDDLIAHPERKLLCRVVALEPLTQDIFALRLHIEFADREGIPFTFSAGQYAQIVVEVDGHEIARDFSMASTPVDAEYDDMLEFHIRRTATGALSSLLGTVIRPGAQLLVRGPMGTSYFRPRHEGPLLAVGGGTGLAPMLSVVQTALDNGKLEPVVLFAGFRNQADVYGLDRMEQMRREYRQFRYHLALDEAQPGDPPQAVHQPLAAHLLAQVSDFSGAKVYLAGPPGMVESISAQLRERGLQDGDLHADAFYPPVAAELAIRS; this is translated from the coding sequence ATGCCCCGCGTTCACATCCTCCCTTCGGAGACCGACCTTCTCGCCGATCCCGACGAGAACCTGCTCAAGCTGTTGCGGCGGCATCAGGTGCCCATTCGCTATTCCTGCAAGTCAGGCGAGTGCGGCTCTTGCAAGTGCGTGCTCGAATCGGGTCAGGTCACCCTGAAAAAGTACGACCCCAAGGCCCTGCCCGATGCGCAACGAGACAGCGGCGTCATCCTGGCCTGTCGCGCTCTGCTGACCGAAGACATCACCATCCGACTCACGGACAGCGATGATCTGATCGCCCATCCCGAACGCAAATTGCTGTGCCGGGTCGTGGCGCTGGAGCCGCTGACGCAGGACATTTTCGCGCTCAGACTGCACATCGAATTCGCCGACCGGGAGGGCATCCCTTTCACCTTCTCGGCCGGACAATACGCGCAGATCGTGGTGGAGGTCGACGGGCACGAAATCGCCCGCGATTTCTCCATGGCCAGCACGCCCGTGGATGCCGAGTACGACGACATGCTGGAGTTTCACATCCGCCGCACCGCCACCGGCGCTCTGAGCAGCCTGCTGGGCACGGTGATACGTCCAGGCGCGCAACTGCTGGTTCGCGGGCCGATGGGGACGAGTTATTTTCGCCCCAGGCATGAGGGGCCGCTGCTCGCCGTGGGCGGCGGCACGGGTCTTGCGCCCATGCTGAGTGTGGTGCAGACCGCGCTGGACAACGGCAAGCTCGAGCCCGTGGTGCTGTTCGCCGGATTTCGCAACCAGGCCGATGTCTATGGCCTCGACCGCATGGAGCAGATGCGCCGGGAGTACCGCCAATTCCGCTATCACCTCGCGCTCGATGAAGCGCAGCCGGGCGATCCGCCGCAGGCCGTGCATCAGCCGCTGGCCGCCCACCTGCTTGCCCAAGTGAGTGATTTTTCGGGTGCCAAGGTCTATCTTGCGGGGCCGCCGGGCATGGTCGAATCGATCAGCGCGCAGCTGCGCGAGCGCGGATTGCAGGACGGCGATCTGCACGCCGACGCGTTCTATCCGCCGGTGGCCGCGGAGTTGGCAATCCGCTCCTGA
- the pilW gene encoding type IV pilus biogenesis/stability protein PilW — protein sequence MFSSLRARASVSHGRMALMGFLMAGALLLGGCATQTQRAADMGSGAALTPQQSDVLKRVQLRLELAEGYYQRGQFQVALEEVNKALADKSDYVPAYTMRALIYTALNDSAKADANYREALRLAPDNPDALHNYGWFLCQQRRYPDSFAQFNKALSIQNYRYPVRSYLALGVCQYRAGDWAASEGTLKKGFALDPGNPALSTNLAVVLDRMGKAKEALFYIARVNSGTYASAQSLWVGILIARKAGNAADVALWTNQIEQRFPDSREAIAAQQGRFDDSTLLNY from the coding sequence ATGTTCTCAAGTCTTCGCGCGCGCGCCAGTGTTTCTCATGGGCGCATGGCCCTCATGGGTTTTCTGATGGCGGGCGCACTTCTGTTGGGCGGATGTGCCACGCAGACGCAACGTGCCGCAGACATGGGTTCGGGCGCCGCCTTGACGCCCCAGCAGAGCGATGTGCTCAAGCGCGTTCAACTGCGGCTCGAACTTGCCGAAGGCTATTACCAGCGCGGCCAGTTTCAGGTTGCGCTTGAAGAGGTGAACAAGGCCTTGGCGGACAAGTCAGACTATGTGCCTGCCTACACCATGCGCGCACTGATCTACACCGCGCTGAACGACAGCGCCAAGGCCGATGCCAATTACCGCGAAGCGCTGCGCCTGGCGCCCGATAATCCCGATGCGCTGCACAACTATGGGTGGTTCCTCTGTCAGCAGCGTCGCTATCCGGATTCGTTTGCCCAGTTCAACAAGGCTCTGTCCATTCAGAATTACCGCTACCCGGTCCGTAGCTATCTCGCGCTGGGCGTATGCCAGTACCGCGCGGGAGACTGGGCCGCATCGGAGGGCACGCTCAAGAAGGGCTTCGCGCTCGATCCGGGCAATCCGGCGCTCTCCACCAATCTGGCCGTGGTGCTCGATCGCATGGGCAAGGCCAAAGAGGCTTTGTTCTACATCGCGCGGGTGAACAGCGGCACCTATGCAAGCGCCCAGTCGCTCTGGGTCGGCATTCTCATTGCCCGCAAAGCAGGCAATGCCGCGGATGTGGCGCTGTGGACCAACCAGATCGAACAGCGCTTTCCCGACTCGCGGGAAGCCATCGCCGCGCAACAGGGGCGGTTCGATGATTCCACCTTGCTGAACTACTGA
- the ndk gene encoding nucleoside-diphosphate kinase: MTIERTLSIIKPDAVAKNVIGQIYSRFESAGLKIAAARMAHLSRAEAEAFYAVHKARPFFKDLVEFMISGPVMIQVLEGEGAILKNRDLMGATDPKKAEAGTIRADFADSIDANAVHGSDAAETAAQEIAFFFPAMAVYSR; the protein is encoded by the coding sequence ATGACCATTGAGCGCACGCTCTCCATCATCAAACCCGACGCCGTCGCCAAGAACGTGATCGGGCAGATCTACAGCCGTTTTGAGTCGGCTGGCCTCAAGATCGCGGCCGCGCGCATGGCCCACCTGTCGCGTGCCGAGGCCGAGGCGTTCTACGCCGTGCACAAGGCACGTCCGTTCTTCAAGGATCTGGTGGAGTTCATGATTTCCGGCCCGGTGATGATTCAAGTGCTCGAAGGCGAGGGCGCCATTCTCAAGAACCGCGACCTGATGGGCGCGACCGATCCGAAGAAGGCTGAGGCTGGCACCATCCGTGCCGATTTCGCCGACAGCATCGACGCCAACGCGGTGCACGGCTCCGATGCGGCGGAAACCGCAGCGCAGGAAATCGCCTTTTTCTTCCCGGCGATGGCGGTTTATTCCCGCTGA
- the scpB gene encoding SMC-Scp complex subunit ScpB: MNTLEAKRVLETALICASQALSVAELRRLFDDTIAADTVRALIDELRGDWQGRGVELVQLAQGWRFQSRAEMQPFLDRLYPEKPQKYSRAVLETLAIIAYRQPVTRGDIEEIRGVVVNAQIIRQLEDRGWVETIGHREAPGRPALLATTQPFLDDLGLKTLDALPPLGERGEALPHFDGLQQRLPDIERFEESQEEADASAPGLEAHRLPETTEGEQAPPVSSDPPEGELPLTDSTPNEP, from the coding sequence ATGAACACGCTAGAGGCCAAGCGCGTCCTCGAGACCGCGCTGATCTGTGCTTCCCAAGCCTTGTCCGTCGCCGAGTTGCGGCGCCTGTTCGACGACACGATCGCCGCAGACACCGTGCGTGCGCTGATCGATGAATTGCGCGGCGACTGGCAGGGACGCGGTGTTGAATTGGTGCAGCTGGCGCAGGGCTGGCGTTTCCAGAGTCGGGCGGAGATGCAGCCCTTCCTCGATCGACTCTATCCCGAGAAGCCGCAGAAATATTCTCGAGCCGTGCTGGAAACTCTGGCGATCATCGCCTATCGTCAACCGGTCACCCGCGGCGACATCGAAGAGATCCGGGGCGTCGTGGTCAACGCCCAGATCATTCGCCAGCTTGAAGACCGGGGTTGGGTCGAGACCATCGGCCACCGTGAAGCGCCGGGGCGGCCGGCCCTTTTGGCGACCACCCAGCCATTTCTCGACGATCTGGGCTTGAAAACCCTCGACGCGCTGCCGCCCTTGGGCGAACGCGGCGAAGCCCTGCCTCACTTCGATGGCCTGCAGCAGCGATTGCCGGACATCGAGCGTTTTGAAGAATCCCAGGAAGAGGCGGACGCGTCAGCGCCCGGCCTCGAGGCCCATCGCCTGCCTGAAACGACCGAAGGCGAACAGGCGCCCCCCGTGTCCAGCGACCCTCCCGAGGGCGAGCTGCCTTTGACTGACTCCACCCCAAACGAACCATGA
- the rlmN gene encoding 23S rRNA (adenine(2503)-C(2))-methyltransferase RlmN, with amino-acid sequence MSGEPTPINLLQFDRDGLVAWFGRHGHAAFRARQVFRWMHQKGVADFEAMSDLAKPLRHFLREQAQVAALPVLTESRSADGTVKWLFDVGQGNAVEAVFIPEAQRNTLCVSSQAGCAVNCKFCSTGHQGFSRNLQTWEILAQLWHAEFTMRRELGLPAGERAISNVVMMGMGEPLQNYGALLPALRTMLDDDGYGLSRRRVTVSTSGVVPMIDRLSQDCPVALAVSLHAPVDALRDDLVPLNRKYPLHELLAACKRYLDFAPRDFITFEYCMLDGVNDTPALAQELVRLVRSAQVNCKFNLIPFNPFPQSGLHRSSAARVAAFAQVLLDAGLVTTVRKTRGDDIDAACGQLAGEVQDRTRRVIRMQQAAATTPVVRLGH; translated from the coding sequence ATGTCTGGCGAACCGACCCCCATCAACCTGCTCCAGTTCGATCGCGACGGATTGGTGGCCTGGTTCGGGCGCCATGGCCATGCGGCCTTTCGTGCGCGGCAGGTGTTCCGCTGGATGCACCAGAAAGGCGTGGCCGATTTCGAAGCCATGAGCGATCTGGCCAAACCGCTGCGCCACTTTCTGCGTGAACAGGCCCAGGTCGCTGCGCTGCCCGTGCTCACCGAGTCGCGTTCGGCAGACGGCACGGTGAAATGGCTGTTCGATGTCGGGCAAGGCAACGCTGTCGAAGCCGTATTCATCCCCGAAGCCCAGCGCAACACCCTGTGTGTGTCGTCGCAGGCGGGCTGCGCGGTGAACTGCAAGTTCTGTTCGACAGGCCACCAGGGTTTCAGCCGCAATCTGCAGACCTGGGAAATCCTCGCCCAGCTCTGGCATGCCGAGTTCACCATGCGTCGGGAACTCGGCCTTCCTGCAGGCGAGCGCGCCATCTCCAATGTCGTGATGATGGGCATGGGCGAGCCTCTGCAAAATTATGGCGCGCTGCTTCCCGCGTTGCGCACCATGCTCGACGACGACGGCTATGGCTTGTCGCGGCGTCGGGTGACGGTCTCCACCTCCGGCGTGGTGCCCATGATCGACCGTCTGTCGCAGGACTGCCCGGTGGCACTGGCGGTTTCGCTGCACGCGCCCGTCGACGCGCTGCGCGACGATCTGGTGCCGCTCAATCGCAAGTATCCGCTGCACGAATTGCTGGCAGCCTGCAAGCGCTATCTCGATTTCGCGCCACGCGACTTCATCACCTTTGAATACTGCATGCTCGACGGCGTGAACGATACCCCGGCGCTGGCCCAGGAACTGGTCAGGCTGGTGCGTTCGGCGCAGGTCAACTGCAAGTTCAATCTGATTCCGTTCAACCCGTTCCCGCAGTCGGGCCTCCACCGTTCTTCGGCCGCGCGTGTTGCAGCCTTTGCCCAGGTTCTGCTCGATGCGGGTCTGGTCACCACCGTGCGCAAGACCCGTGGAGACGATATCGATGCAGCTTGTGGTCAACTGGCGGGCGAGGTGCAGGATCGCACCCGTCGTGTCATCCGCATGCAGCAGGCTGCCGCAACAACGCCTGTGGTCCGGCTGGGTCATTGA